Proteins from one Macadamia integrifolia cultivar HAES 741 unplaced genomic scaffold, SCU_Mint_v3 scaffold_19A, whole genome shotgun sequence genomic window:
- the LOC122071270 gene encoding uncharacterized protein LOC122071270 isoform X3: MDIALFSPSSLFAGDDDDDSTTEEETVGTHQSYEERSHEFPGMDLLIREFSFHQLNANLLWPGTFAFAEWLLQNCSWLEGRRIIELGSSGTGALAIFLQKSLGVDITTSDFDDEEVEENIAHNCRINGITPVLPHIRYVKQYPNLIKTLSFLLNSYKPKDEKAEIDLSLPQPTFLMSWRRRIGKEDEELFFNGCENAGLAVKHVGSRVYCISPRQTSQVDQ; the protein is encoded by the exons ATGGATATagctctcttctctccctcctcacTCTTTGCAGGagacgatgatgatgatagcACTACTG AAGAGGAAACCGTAGGGACGCATCAGAGCTACGAGGAGAGGAGCCATGAATTTCCTGGAATG GACTTACTCATCAGGGAATTTTCATTTCATCAACTAAATGCAAACTTACTTTGGCCGGGAACGTTTGCATTTGCCGAATGGTTACTTCAGAATTGTTCTTGGTTAGAAGGACGACGCATCATTGAGCTGGGAAG TAGTGGGACTGGAGCTTTGGCCATTTTTCTGCAAAAATCATTAGGAGTTGACATCACAACTTCAGACTTTGATGATGAGGAAGTTGAAGAGAATATAGCTCATAACTGCAGGATCAATGGAATAACACCTGTGTTACCACACATCAGAT ATGTGAAACAGTACCCGAACTTGATAAAGACACTATCCTTCCTCCTTAACTCCTACAAGCCAAAGGACGAGAAAGCAG AGATAGATTTGTCACTGCCACAGCCAACTTTCTTAATGAGTTGGAGGCGTAGGATCGGAAAAGAAGATGAGGAACTGTTCTTCAATGGGTGTGAGAATGCTGGGCTTGCTGTGAAGCATGTCGGGTCCCGTGTGTACTGCATTAGCCCAAGACAGACAAGTCAGGTGGATCAATAG
- the LOC122071270 gene encoding protein-lysine methyltransferase METTL21C isoform X1, producing the protein MDIALFSPSSLFAGDDDDDSTTEEETVGTHQSYEERSHEFPGMDLLIREFSFHQLNANLLWPGTFAFAEWLLQNCSWLEGRRIIELGSSGTGALAIFLQKSLGVDITTSDFDDEEVEENIAHNCRINGITPVLPHIRYTWGDKFPKTEPDWDLVIASDILLYVKQYPNLIKTLSFLLNSYKPKDEKAEIDLSLPQPTFLMSWRRRIGKEDEELFFNGCENAGLAVKHVGSRVYCISPRQTSQVDQ; encoded by the exons ATGGATATagctctcttctctccctcctcacTCTTTGCAGGagacgatgatgatgatagcACTACTG AAGAGGAAACCGTAGGGACGCATCAGAGCTACGAGGAGAGGAGCCATGAATTTCCTGGAATG GACTTACTCATCAGGGAATTTTCATTTCATCAACTAAATGCAAACTTACTTTGGCCGGGAACGTTTGCATTTGCCGAATGGTTACTTCAGAATTGTTCTTGGTTAGAAGGACGACGCATCATTGAGCTGGGAAG TAGTGGGACTGGAGCTTTGGCCATTTTTCTGCAAAAATCATTAGGAGTTGACATCACAACTTCAGACTTTGATGATGAGGAAGTTGAAGAGAATATAGCTCATAACTGCAGGATCAATGGAATAACACCTGTGTTACCACACATCAGAT ATACCTGGGGAGATAAATTTCCGAAGACTGAGCCTGACTGGGACCTGGTTATTGCTAGTGACATATTACTAT ATGTGAAACAGTACCCGAACTTGATAAAGACACTATCCTTCCTCCTTAACTCCTACAAGCCAAAGGACGAGAAAGCAG AGATAGATTTGTCACTGCCACAGCCAACTTTCTTAATGAGTTGGAGGCGTAGGATCGGAAAAGAAGATGAGGAACTGTTCTTCAATGGGTGTGAGAATGCTGGGCTTGCTGTGAAGCATGTCGGGTCCCGTGTGTACTGCATTAGCCCAAGACAGACAAGTCAGGTGGATCAATAG
- the LOC122071270 gene encoding EEF1A lysine methyltransferase 3 isoform X2, giving the protein MDIALFSPSSLFAGDDDDDSTTEEETVGTHQSYEERSHEFPGMDLLIREFSFHQLNANLLWPGTFAFAEWLLQNCSWLEGRRIIELGSGTGALAIFLQKSLGVDITTSDFDDEEVEENIAHNCRINGITPVLPHIRYTWGDKFPKTEPDWDLVIASDILLYVKQYPNLIKTLSFLLNSYKPKDEKAEIDLSLPQPTFLMSWRRRIGKEDEELFFNGCENAGLAVKHVGSRVYCISPRQTSQVDQ; this is encoded by the exons ATGGATATagctctcttctctccctcctcacTCTTTGCAGGagacgatgatgatgatagcACTACTG AAGAGGAAACCGTAGGGACGCATCAGAGCTACGAGGAGAGGAGCCATGAATTTCCTGGAATG GACTTACTCATCAGGGAATTTTCATTTCATCAACTAAATGCAAACTTACTTTGGCCGGGAACGTTTGCATTTGCCGAATGGTTACTTCAGAATTGTTCTTGGTTAGAAGGACGACGCATCATTGAGCTGGGAAG TGGGACTGGAGCTTTGGCCATTTTTCTGCAAAAATCATTAGGAGTTGACATCACAACTTCAGACTTTGATGATGAGGAAGTTGAAGAGAATATAGCTCATAACTGCAGGATCAATGGAATAACACCTGTGTTACCACACATCAGAT ATACCTGGGGAGATAAATTTCCGAAGACTGAGCCTGACTGGGACCTGGTTATTGCTAGTGACATATTACTAT ATGTGAAACAGTACCCGAACTTGATAAAGACACTATCCTTCCTCCTTAACTCCTACAAGCCAAAGGACGAGAAAGCAG AGATAGATTTGTCACTGCCACAGCCAACTTTCTTAATGAGTTGGAGGCGTAGGATCGGAAAAGAAGATGAGGAACTGTTCTTCAATGGGTGTGAGAATGCTGGGCTTGCTGTGAAGCATGTCGGGTCCCGTGTGTACTGCATTAGCCCAAGACAGACAAGTCAGGTGGATCAATAG
- the LOC122071288 gene encoding uncharacterized protein LOC122071288 — MVKREKGNRLIIVMGSCKDEKSRRIWRGLKTLFFLVTMLISLLIFSAPVLLVIADAFLPSAILSTSLPLSFETLSSYLRNYDFRSSLIDIPLISIARSAVIICAYYFCDRPMLSRWPYLGVTALCSLISLVFVSFKASYVLFDDGSRIAGAGEGEGNQRVMEVELFSCSWLLAVAHTVVAYRTSCRRRRKLLVYKIDIEAVSACKKGFPAYQKLLQEERVK, encoded by the exons AtggttaagagagagaaaggaaatagATTGATAATTGTGATGGGATCGTGTAAAGATGAGAAATCGAGAAGGATTTGGAGAGGATTGAAAACCCTATTTTTCTTGGTAACTATGTTGATTTCTCTTCTAATCTTCTCTGCTCCTGTTCTTCTTGTTATAGCCGATGCGTTTCTCCCTTCTGCAATTCTCTCTACTTCACTTCCTCTTTCATTTGAGACTCTCTCTTCATATCTAAGAAACTACGATTTCAGATCTTCTTTAATCGATATTCCTCTTATCTCCATCGCCAGATCAGCCGTCATCATCT GTGCTTATTATTTCTGTGATCGACCGATGCTTTCTCGATGGCCATACTTGGGGGTTACAGCTCTGTGTTCATTGATTTCTCTGGTATTTGTTTCGTTTAAGGCTTCTTATGTACTCTTTGACGACGGTTCAAGGATCGCCGGTGCCGGGGAAGGAGAAGGGAATCAGAGAGTAATGGAAGTAGAGTTGTTCAGTTGCTCCTGGCTTTTGGCCGTCGCTCACACTGTTGTCGCCTACAGGACTAGTTGCCGGCGAAGACGAAAACTTCTTGTTTACAAAATTGACATTGAAGCG GTTTCAGCTTGCAAGAAGGGCTTTCCAGCATACCAAAAGCTTCTTCAAGAGGAAAGAGTGAAGTAA